The Candidatus Melainabacteria bacterium region GTTGGTGGAACAGAGTATGCCTTTAAGCAATTACAACTACCAATGCCAGGAATTAATATGTAGGCCATCTATTTTTGTTTAAACTTTAATATTTTCAAGAATTACGCCTTTTCTCGAGATTAATTTTCAAAGTTGCGTTAACTTAAAATTAAAAAAGTGGTTTTATTTCATTAATAGATATTCCACTTACAATTTTTACTTTTCCAATGTCTTGTGAAGGCAATAGGAACCTAAGTTTTCCACCTTTAATTTTTTTATCAAGCAGCATGGATTGAGTAATTTGATGTATTTTTTTCTTTGAAGAGATTTTAGTTGGCAAGCCATAGTTTTTAATTAACTTTATTATTGAATTCATCTTGTTTTCTGAAATCATATTATGCTTGAAAGCTAATTTACTTGCTAAACACATGCCAATGCTAACTGCTTCACCATGTGTGTATTTTTTATAGTTGTAAGCTTGTTCAATCCCATGAGCAAAGGTATGTCCTAAATTTAAAATTGCTCTTAAGCTTGATTCCTTCTCATCTTTACTAACTATCTTTGCTTTAACTTTACATGAATGAATAATTATTTTTAAAAGTGAATTCATATTTCTTCTTAAAATATTTTTTTTGTTTTTTGTTAGAAAATTAAAAAAATCTCCTTTGTCTAAAAGTGCATACTTAATTACTTCTCCCATGCCAACTAAAAATTCTTTTTCCGAAAGAGTTTTAAGACAATTTGGATCAATTAAAATAATTTTTGGTTGATAAAAT contains the following coding sequences:
- the aroB gene encoding 3-dehydroquinate synthase; the protein is MREEIIKVNLKEKSYNIYIKQNLLADSGDYVQKLFTGKKILIITQDKVPKIFLKQVKTSLKKAGFNVFTLVLPSGEQFKNLNSLLRIINYAIRNKFERDDTFCALGGGVISDLTGFAASIYYRGINFICMPTTLLGMVDASIGGKTSINIKEGKNLLGTFYQPKIILIDPNCLKTLSEKEFLVGMGEVIKYALLDKGDFFNFLTKNKKNILRRNMNSLLKIIIHSCKVKAKIVSKDEKESSLRAILNLGHTFAHGIEQAYNYKKYTHGEAVSIGMCLASKLAFKHNMISENKMNSIIKLIKNYGLPTKISSKKKIHQITQSMLLDKKIKGGKLRFLLPSQDIGKVKIVSGISINEIKPLF